From a single Callithrix jacchus isolate 240 chromosome 5, calJac240_pri, whole genome shotgun sequence genomic region:
- the LOC144582706 gene encoding uncharacterized protein LOC144582706 produces the protein MHPSIHLSIHRSIHPSIHPSIHPSIHPFVLLSIHPSIHPCLCPSIHLSIHRSIHPSVLLSIHPSIHPCVCPSVHPSIHPSVHPSIHASIHPCICPSVRPSVRPSIHPSVHPSIHASMHPSIHPSIHPSIHPCVHPSIHLSIHPSIYPSMHLSIYPSVHPSIRPCIRPSVHPSIHASIHLPICPSIHPSIHVSIHPSIHPSMRLSVHSSVHPSIHLSIHPSIHPSMHPSIHPSIHPSIHPCVHPSIHLSIHPSIHPSIHASVHLPICPSIHPSIHAFVHLSIHQYIHSSVHLSAHPSVYPL, from the coding sequence atgcatccatctatccatctgtccatccatcgatccatccatccatccatccatccatccatccatccatccatccatccatttgtccttctgtccatccatccatctatccatccatgtctctgtccatctatccatctgtccatccatcgatccatccatccatccgtccttctgtccatccatccatctatccatccatgcgtctgtccatctgtccatccatctatccatccatccgtccatccatccatccatgcatctatccatccatgcatctgtccatctgtccgtCCATCTGTccgtccatctatccatccatccgtccatccatccatccatgcatccatgcatccatccatccatccatccatccatccatccatccatccatgtgtccatccatctatccatctgtccatccatccatccatctatccatccatgcatctgtccatctatccatctgtccatccatccatccgtccatgcatccgtccatctgtccatccatccatccatgcgtccatccatctacccatctgtccatccatccatccatccatccatgtatccatccatccgtccatccatccatccatgcgtCTATCCGTCCATTCgtccgtccatccgtccatccatctatccatccatccgtccatccatccatccatgcatccatccatccatccatccatccatccatccatccatccatgtgtccatccatctatccatctgtccatccatccatccatccatccatccatccatgcatctgtccatctacccatctgtccatccatccatccatccatccatgcattcgtccatctgtccatccatcaatacatccattcatctgtccatctgtctgccCATCCATCCGTCTATCCACTGTAA
- the BTBD17 gene encoding BTB/POZ domain-containing protein 17 — protein sequence MPRIGYSKPGSWGSFWAMLTLVGLVTRAAQRADVGGEAAGTSINHSQVVLQRLQELLRQGNASDVVLRVQAAGTDEVRVFHAHRLLLGLHSELFRELLSNQSEAALQEPRDCAAVFDKFIRYLYCGELTVLLAQAIPLHRLATKYGVASLQRGVADYMRAHLAGGVGPAVGWYHYAVGTGDEALRESCLQFLAWNLSAVAASAEWGAVSPELLWQLLQRSDLVLQDELELFHALEAWLGRARPPPAVAERALRAIRYPMIPPAQLFQLQARSAALARHGPAVADLLLQAYQFHAASPLHYAKFFDVNGSAFLPRNYLAPAWGAPWVINNPARDDRSTSFQTQLGPSGHDAGRRVTWNVLFSPRWLPVSLRPVYADAAGTALPAARPEDGRPRLVVTPASSGGDAAGVSFQKTVLVGARQQGRLVVRHAYSFHQSSEEAGDFLAHADLQRRNSEYLVENALHLHLIVKPVYHTLIRIPK from the exons ATGCCTAGGATAGGCTACTCCAAGCCTGGGTCCTGGGGCAGCTTCTGGGCCATGCTGACCTTGGTGGGCCTGGTCACTCGTGCAG CACAGAGAGCCGATGTTGGCGGGGAGGCAGCTGGCACCTCCATCAACCACTCCCAGGTGGTGCTCCAGCGCTTGCAGGAGCTGCTGCGACAGGGCAATGCCAGCGACGTGGTTCTGCGGGTGCAGGCGGCGGGCACCGATGAGGTCCGGGTCTTCCATGCCCACCGCCTGCTGCTGGGCCTGCACAGCGAGCTGTTCCGGGAGCTGCTGAGTAACCAGAGTGAGGCAGCATTGCAGGAGCCAAGGGACTGTGCCGCTGTCTTCGACAAGTTCATCAG GTACCTGTACTGCGGGGAGCTGACCGTGCTGCTGGCCCAGGCCATCCCCCTGCACCGGCTGGCCACCAAGTACGGCGTGGCCTCCCTACAGCGCGGCGTGGCCGACTACATGCGCGCGCACCTGGCGGGCGGCGTGGGCCCGGCGGTGGGCTGGTACCACTACGCCGTGGGCACCGGGGACGAGGCCCTGCGAGAGAGCTGCCTGCAGTTCCTCGCCTGGAACCTGTCGGCCGTGGCGGCCAGCGCCGAGTGGGGCGCCGTGAGCCCCGAGCTGCTGTGGCAGCTCCTGCAGCGCTCGGACCTGGTGCTGCAGGACGAGCTGGAGCTGTTCCACGCGCTGGAGGCCTGGCTGGGGCGCGCACGGCCGCCCCCTGCAGTGGCCGAGCGAGCGCTGCGCGCCATCCGCTACCCGATGATCCCCCCGGCACAGCTGTTCCAGCTGCAAGCGCGCTCGGCCGCCCTGGCGCGCCACGGCCCCGCGGTGGCCGACCTCCTGCTGCAGGCCTACCAGTTCCACGCCGCGTCGCCGCTGCACTACGCCAAGTTCTTCGACGTCAATGGCAGCGCCTTCCTACCCCGCAACTACCTCGCGCCAGCCTGGGGCGCCCCGTGGGTCATCAACAACCCGGCCCGCGACGACCGCAGCACCAGCTTCCAGACGCAGCTGGGCCCGAGCGGCCACGACGCGGGCCGCCGGGTCACCTGGAACGTGCTCTTCTCGCCGCGCTGGCTGCCCGTCAGCCTACGCCCCGTTTACGCTGACGCCGCGGGCACAGCGCTGCCCGCCGCGCGCCCCGAGGACGGCCGACCGCGGCTGGTGGTGACGCCGGCCAGCAGCGGCGGCGACGCGGCGGGCGTGAGCTTCCAGAAGACCGTGCTGGTGGGGGCGCGCCAACAGGGCCGCCTGGTGGTCCGCCACGCCTACAGCTTCCACCAGAGCAGCGAGGAGGCTGGCGACTTCCTGGCGCACGCCGACCTGCAGCGGCGCAACTCGGAGTACCTGGTGGAGAACGCCCTGCACCTGCACCTCATTGTCAAACCTGTGTACCATACCCTTATCCGGATCCCCAAGTAG
- the GPR142 gene encoding putative G-protein coupled receptor 142 encodes MGLIGQHTAGQPWVTLLPTPNGSGLSQEFESRWPEIPERSPCVAGVIPVIYYSVLLGLGLPVSLLTAVALARLATRTRKPSYYYLLALTASDIITQVVIVFAGFLLQGAVLARQVPQAVVRTANILEFAANHASVWIAILLTVDRYSALCHPLHHRATSSPGRTRRAIAAVLSAALLTGIPFFWWLDVWREADPPSTMDEVLKWGHCLTVYFIPCGVFLVTNSAIIHQLRRRGQPRVGKSTAILLGVTTLFTLLWAPRVFVMLYHMYVAPVHRDWRVHLALDVANMVAMLNTAVNFGLYCFVSKTFRATVRQVIHDVYLPCTLASQPAGMAVKPVMEPPGLPKGAEV; translated from the exons ATGGGGCTTATAGGACAACACACAG CCGGCCAGCCATGGGTCACCCTGCTGCCCACACCCAATGGCAGTGggctgagccaggagtttgaaagccGCTGGCCAGAGATCCCAGAGAGGTCCCCATGTGTGGCTGGTGTCATCCCTGTCATCTACTACAGTGtcctgctggggctggggctgcctg TCAGCCTTTTGACCGCAGTGGCCCTGGCCCGCCTTGCCACCAGGACCAGGAAGCCCTCCTACTACTACCTTCTGGCACTCACGGCCTCAGATATCATCACCCAGGTGGTCATCGTGTTCGCAGGCTTTCTCCTGCAGGGAGCCGTGCTGGCCCGCCAGGTGCCCCAGGCCGTGGTGCGCACAGCCAACATCCTGGAGTTTGCTGCCAACCACGCCTCGGTCTGGATCGCCATCCTGCTCACGGTGGACCGCTACAGCGCCCTGTGCCACCCTTTGCACCACCGCGCCACCTCGTCCCCAGGCCGGACCCGCCGGGCCATTGCTGCTGTCCTCAGTGCTGCCCTGTTGACGGGCATCCCCTTCTTCTGGTGGCTGGATGTGTGGAGAGAGGCTGACCCACCCAGCACGATGGATGAGGTCCTCAAGTGGGGTCACTGCCTCACTGTCTATTTCATCCCCTGTGGCGTGTTCCTGGTCACCAACTCAGCCATCATCCACCAGCTACGGAGGAGGGGCCAACCGCGGGTAGGCAAGAGCACAGCCATCCTCCTGGGCGTCACCACGCTGTTCACCCTCCTGTGGGCGCCCCGGGTCTTCGTCATGCTCTACCACATGTACGTGGCCCCTGTCCACCGGGACTGGAGGGTCCACCTGGCCTTGgacgtggccaacatggtggccaTGCTCAACACAGCAGTCAACTTTGGCCTCTACTGCTTTGTCAGCAAGACTTTCCGGGCCACTGTCCGACAGGTCATCCACGACGTCTACCTGCCATGCACTTTGGCGTCACAGCCCGCGGGCATGGCAGTGAAGCCTGTGATGGAGCCTCCAGGACTCCCCAAAGGGGCAGAAGTGTAG